The Fimbriimonas ginsengisoli Gsoil 348 genome window below encodes:
- a CDS encoding J domain-containing protein, with amino-acid sequence MAKTHYETLGLKRSATAAEIKSAYRKIVLAHHPDRSKDPRSVQIFMSATEAYDVLTDASAKLRYDEGLNAEAKRIAERQRQATATQQKVAAPSGPRPGWTETVTSPSTVAADVSRLPGLFARGKHAEAESLAREILAVSPRQPVCYAILGDIHRARGNVNEAARMYAYAAQFEPNNPVYQRRYEELLSSNKVVETRHHHSQLQGEDRKGLAPLVGGGLILLAAIFLAISPEKAVFGKVAGISSWTGSLPIVLFLAGVSVGATLAIGNLLDRFQSLTTTATGRIGPAVALALVAVVNFWAALLLYLSMGAFQNAFNYSTTRIMAGVVVATVTLAFASSAHVVAAQALTWGGNLVYLGALIGWLVADQMKG; translated from the coding sequence GTGGCGAAGACGCACTACGAAACGCTGGGACTTAAGCGCTCCGCGACGGCCGCGGAGATTAAGTCGGCGTATCGAAAAATTGTCCTAGCCCACCATCCCGACCGGTCGAAAGATCCTCGTTCCGTTCAGATCTTTATGTCGGCGACGGAAGCCTACGATGTGCTCACGGACGCGTCCGCCAAGCTGCGTTACGACGAAGGGCTGAACGCCGAAGCGAAGCGGATAGCCGAACGGCAGCGTCAGGCGACGGCCACCCAACAGAAGGTGGCGGCGCCTTCCGGTCCCAGACCGGGATGGACGGAGACGGTCACCTCACCATCCACGGTAGCCGCCGACGTGAGCCGGCTCCCCGGATTGTTCGCGCGAGGCAAGCACGCGGAAGCCGAGAGCCTGGCCCGCGAAATCCTAGCCGTCTCCCCACGGCAGCCGGTCTGCTACGCCATTCTCGGGGACATCCACCGCGCCCGCGGAAACGTCAACGAAGCCGCCCGCATGTACGCCTACGCGGCGCAATTCGAACCGAATAATCCGGTCTATCAGAGACGATACGAAGAGCTGCTATCCAGCAATAAAGTCGTGGAAACGCGGCATCACCATTCGCAGCTTCAAGGCGAGGATAGGAAGGGGCTCGCCCCTTTAGTGGGCGGTGGATTGATTTTGCTGGCGGCGATCTTCTTGGCGATTAGCCCGGAGAAAGCGGTGTTTGGAAAAGTCGCCGGAATCTCCTCATGGACCGGCAGCTTGCCTATTGTCCTTTTTCTTGCTGGGGTCTCGGTCGGCGCGACGCTGGCAATTGGGAATCTACTCGACCGGTTCCAATCGCTGACTACCACCGCCACCGGCCGAATCGGCCCAGCGGTGGCCCTGGCGCTCGTCGCCGTCGTCAACTTCTGGGCGGCGTTGTTGCTTTACTTATCGATGGGAGCTTTTCAAAACGCCTTTAACTACTCGACGACCCGGATTATGGCCGGCGTGGTCGTAGCGACCGTAACTCTGGCCTTCGCCAGCAGCGCCCACGTCGTCGCTGCCCAGGCATTAACCTGGGGCGGAAACCTCGTCTATCTCGGCGCCCTCATCGGCTGGCTCGTGGCGGATCAGATGAAAGGATAA
- a CDS encoding malate dehydrogenase has product MKVSIIGGGGRVGSDAAYALQFGGIVREMALVDMNAEMASGEALDLRHGAALTSNQKFTSGSDYGIVDGSDCVVITAGLRRKPDETRLELVNRNVSLFKSILENLKGVKLADGATILVVSNPVDILTHLATDAGFVPPSQVLGLGTVLDTCRFRSLLADHFQVNATDVKALILGEHGDSMVPILSSATIGGVPMSTIPNYEAEIQGVFEFTRKSGAEVIRLKGGAGRAVGVSIKEVVEAIALNSEKILPVSSVQHGKLGISDIALSLPTKVGRKGVVEVLEPSVNDSEREGLHKSAQSLKEVLAQIS; this is encoded by the coding sequence GTGAAGGTCAGCATCATTGGCGGTGGCGGGCGTGTGGGATCGGATGCGGCGTATGCGCTCCAATTCGGCGGGATCGTGCGGGAAATGGCTCTCGTCGACATGAATGCGGAGATGGCCTCCGGCGAGGCGCTCGATCTTCGCCATGGCGCGGCACTCACGTCGAACCAGAAGTTTACGAGTGGCAGCGATTACGGCATCGTCGACGGTAGCGACTGCGTGGTGATCACCGCCGGCCTGAGGCGAAAGCCGGACGAGACTCGCCTCGAGCTCGTCAACCGGAACGTTTCCCTCTTCAAATCCATCCTGGAAAACCTGAAGGGAGTGAAGCTGGCGGACGGCGCCACGATCCTGGTGGTTTCTAATCCGGTCGATATCCTTACGCACCTGGCGACCGATGCCGGGTTTGTGCCGCCGTCGCAAGTCCTCGGCCTCGGCACCGTCTTGGACACTTGTCGGTTCCGTTCCCTTTTAGCCGACCATTTCCAGGTGAACGCCACCGATGTGAAAGCGTTGATCCTGGGCGAGCACGGCGACTCCATGGTTCCGATCCTTTCTTCCGCGACGATCGGCGGCGTGCCGATGAGCACGATTCCGAACTACGAAGCGGAGATCCAAGGCGTGTTTGAATTCACTCGGAAGAGCGGCGCGGAAGTGATCCGGCTCAAGGGTGGCGCCGGTCGCGCGGTCGGCGTTTCGATCAAGGAAGTTGTGGAAGCGATCGCTCTGAATTCAGAGAAGATCCTTCCGGTTTCCAGCGTTCAGCACGGGAAACTTGGAATTTCCGACATCGCTCTCTCGCTTCCGACCAAAGTCGGCCGAAAGGGCGTGGTCGAGGTTCTCGAGCCTTCGGTGAACGACTCCGAGCGAGAAGGGCTTCACAAGTCGGCCCAGTCGCTGAAAGAAGTTCTTGCCCAAATCTCGTAA